In Pseudorasbora parva isolate DD20220531a chromosome 9, ASM2467924v1, whole genome shotgun sequence, the following proteins share a genomic window:
- the crsp7 gene encoding mediator of RNA polymerase II transcription subunit 26, with amino-acid sequence MTTASATPQQMRDRLLQAIDSHSNICNMVAVLDVITNLEKYPITKEALEETRLGKLINDVRKKTKDEDLAKRAKKLLRNWQKLIEPGQSDTPVRGVPNVPSSANGGAHPCRTDTPPAVPPPSKVAPELKTRNDIHNTYSPKAEKSSSRKRRGEQRDSPHLPAKMTKTSLYEPMYSSPPPSNGIRGSPDVLPEKDDDAAASDRIRPDHLENDRHNKIPVNAVKPHPSSPGLTKLPSTSSLLKTSVLQQHARMDGGGQNQPKSPRYSSSPRSITHEMMAKRSSTYAPKGTLSSPSQNSAQVPSPLPTLQPLTSPAQVCIGDGPSSVGLEGSMHLHRLSDRVSQPPHSTATLEPLSGSPLTTHSLEGAETKGEREGVASNLEGKKRKKYRPRDYTVNLQGQSSEDRTKPVRLKERRLTFDPVTGQIKPLTPKESHHEEECQGPPIVTPSVRIEVPQQKTPTSVPNPFQQTNWKELSRNEIIQSYLNLQSNVLTSSGAQTHGAHFFMTEYLKREEHDVKEPRKMHVLVQSNSPKELPGVSRDVTSEDLLRIHNEHWPGVNGCYDTKGAWFDWTECVSLDPHGDESKLNILPYVCLD; translated from the exons ATAGCCACAGCAAT ATCTGTAACATGGTTGCAGTTCTTGATGTTATCACCAATTTGGAGAAATACCCTATCACCAAAGAAGCACTTGAG GAAACCCGCTTGGGAAAGCTGATTAACGATGtaagaaagaaaacaaaggaTGAGGACCTTGCCAAACGTGCCAAGAAACTCCTGCGGAACTGGCAGAAGCTGATCGAGCCCGGCCAAAGTGACACTCCAGTGAGAGGAGTGCCAAACGTCCCGAGCTCTGCCAATGGAGGTGCTCACCCCTGCCGGACAGACACACCTCCAGCGGTCCCCCCTCCGAGCAAGGTTGCTCCTGAGCTCAAAACCAGGAATGACATCCATAACACGTACTCCCCAAAGGCGGAGAAATCCAGCAGCAGAAAGCGGCGGGGGGAGCAAAGGGATAGTCCGCATCTGCCGGCCAAAATGACAAAAACGTCACTTTACGAGCCAATGTATTCCTCTCCCCCGCCATCAAATGGAATTAGGGGGAGTCCCGACGTACTCCCAGAGAAAGATGATGATGCGGCGGCGTCTGACAGGATCCGCCCGGACCACCTAGAGAATGACAGGCACAACAAAATCCCTGTCAATGCTGTTAAGCCTCATCCAAGCTCTCCAGGGCTTACCAAACTACCTAGCACTTCCTCCTTACTCAAAACATCAGTGTTACAGCAGCATGCGAGAATGGACGGAGGCGGGCAGAATCAACCCAAAAGCCCTCGGTACTCCTCGAGTCCGCGCAGCATAACGCACGAGATGATGGCCAAGAGGTCTTCGACATATGCACCAAAAGGGACTCTCTCGAGCCCGTCTCAGAATTCTGCCCAAGTGCCCTCTCCTTTGCCCACACTGCAGCCTTTAACGTCACCGGCCCAGGTGTGCATTGGCGACGGTCCTTCATCTGTGGGGCTGGAAGGCTCCATGCATTTGCACAGATTGTCGGATAGAGTCTCCCAGCCCCCGCACAGCACTGCAACACTGGAGCCGCTCTCTGGCTCCCCGCTCACCACACACAGCTTGGAGGGCGCTGAGACCAAGGGTGAGCGGGAGGGAGTGGCCTCCAACTTGGAGGGCAAAAAGAGGAAGAAATACAGACCCAGAGACTACACAGTAAATCTTCAGGGGCAGTCCTCAGAGGACAGGACCAAACCTGTGCGGTTAAAAGAGCGTAGGTTGACATTCGACCCGGTGACCGGACAGATTAAACCCCTCACTCCGAAGGAATCCCACCATGAGGAAGAGTGCCAAGGCCCACCGATTGTAACGCCCTCGGTGAGGATTGAGGTGCCGCAGCAGAAGACCCCTACGTCGGTCCCCAACCCCTTTCAGCAGACGAACTGGAAAGAACTATCCAGAAACGAAATCATTCAATCGTACCTTAACCTTCAGAGCAATGTTCTCACATCCTCTGGAGCACAGACCCACGGGGCACACTTTTTCATGACTGAATATTTGAAACGAGAGGAGCACGATGTCAAAGAGCCCCGTAAAATGCACGTTTTAGTACAGAGCAATTCTCCGAAAGAACTACCCGGGGTGTCTCGGGACGTAACGAGTGAGGACCTTCTCAGAATACACAACGAACACTGGCCAGGGGTGAACGGTTGCTATGACACCAAGGGAGCCTGGTTCGATTGGACAGAGTGCGTATCGTTGGATCCTCACGGCGATGAGAGTAAATTGAACATCTTGCCATACGTTTGCCTAGACTGA